A segment of the Gemmatimonas sp. genome:
CGCTCGAGCATGGCCAGCATCGTGCTGTCGGCGCCGGGGTTCACCGCCCGCCCCTCTGCCAGCAGGACAAACAGCTGGGCCATTTCGTTGGGCGTCGTCACCCCCAGCCCGTACTTGGCCGAACTGTCCGGTGCCACGCTGGCAATGCGCGTCATGCTCCCCGAATGCACCTTGGTGCGTGGCAGCCCGAGGGATTCCATCTTCTGCCACACACGGCGGATCTTGATGCGATCGAGCACCAGATTGGTGGCGGTATTGTCACTGAGGGTGCTCATGAGCCAGGCCACGTCCCACAGGCGCAGCGTGAGCGGGGTCCGCAGGTACTGCAGTTGACCGGCGCCTCCCACCTTGTCGATCTCGGTGAGCACGACGGGGTCGTCGAGCGACAGCTGCCGCTGCGCGGCGAGGTCGAACAGTGCGACCAGCACCGGCACCTTGATGAGCGAGGCCGTGGAGAATGGCTCGTCCCCCAGCCGTTCGAGATGCTCGCTGGTTTCGAGATTGGTGATGCTGTAGCCCACCACCCCGCGGT
Coding sequences within it:
- a CDS encoding serine hydrolase is translated as MRLLPVLACALFAALHGPARAAAQQRPPVATPAPARSLATLRRALDSLADAHRGVVGYSITNLETSEHLERLGDEPFSTASLIKVPVLVALFDLAAQRQLSLDDPVVLTEIDKVGGAGQLQYLRTPLTLRLWDVAWLMSTLSDNTATNLVLDRIKIRRVWQKMESLGLPRTKVHSGSMTRIASVAPDSSAKYGLGVTTPNEMAQLFVLLAEGRAVNPGADSTMLAMLERNEDSSKLLRFNYGVRAAHKTGDVDRSRTDCGVLYLPARVVACVLTKENQDTRYWTDAEGNAVIARIGQAIAAHWRP